From the genome of Campylobacter concisus:
GCTTGGATTTACGGCGATCTTTACGGCGTTACGCAAATTTTGCGGCAAATTTACGCTCGCATTTTCGTCAAATTTTAAAACCCCGTCCCGCGAGTCAAATACATTTTTGTATTCAAATTCGCACACGCGGCCCTTGTGTAAAAAGACGTTTTCCTTGGCGACCGCGCTTAGCCATTTATCATCGTGGCTAGCGATCACAAAGCCGCAGCTGTATCTTTGCTGCATGTAAAGCACCGCCTTGCCAAACAGCTTTGAGGTGCCCGCGTCCACGCTATTTGTCGGCTCGTCGAGTAGATAAAGCCGCGATCTAAGCGCCAAATTTAACGCAAAGCTAACGCGCTGCGTCTGCCCCGAGCTTAGCTCAAAGTGGCGCTTGCTTAAAAAGCTCTCGTCAAGACCGACCAAATTTAACGCCTCGCTCGCTCGCTCGTCAAATTCTCCCAGTACTCCGCGGCTTTTTAAAACGGCTCTAAAATTTTCCCTCACGGAGCGTTTTAAAAGCGCGGGCTCTGGCAACAAAACACTAACGTCGCGCAGTAAATTTAGACTCGGCGCGCTGCTTCCCCACAGCCGCACCTCGCCGCTAGTGGGCTTTTGTAAAAACGACATTACTCGCATTAGCGTGCTTTTGCCACTACCGTTGCTGCCAGTTAGCGCGGTGATTTTGGTGACGTCGATATCAAGGCGCGGGATATTTAAAATCTCGCTCGCGCCGTAGTTTAGGCGTAAATTTCTAACGTTTATCACTTTGCGCCTTTCTCGTTAAATTTACGAAAAGACTCAAGTTTGACGCGCCTAGCGCGCTTTTTGCGAGCGTAAATTTTTCAAATTTGTCAAATTTCATCGGTCAAGCCTTTTTAGCGCGTGTATCGCCAAATTTACGGCAAACGCAATAAAGATGAGCACCAAAGCCAGCGCGATACCCATGGCAAACTCGCCTTTGTTCGTCTCCAGCGACACTGCAGTCGTGATCGTGCGGGTAAAATATTTGATATTTCCGCCGATCATCATCGCCACGCCGACCTCGGCCACGATACGCCCGTACGCCGTCGCTACGACCACCATCAGAGCATACCTTAGCTCGTAAAGCACGCAGCCCACTAGCCGCGGCGCGCTCAGGCGTAAATTTAAGATCGTTAGATAGTGTTTTTTGTCCATATTTTCCACGACGCTAGCGCTTAGCGAGATGATGATAGGTAGTGCTAGCACAAACTGCCCCAGCATCACGGCCTTTAGCGTAAAAAGCAGCCCAAACTCGCCAAACGGGCCGTTTCGCGTGATAAATGCATACAAAATAAGTCCGATCGCAACGGTGGGCATCGCAAGCGCCGTATCGCTGAGCAGTCTCAAAATCCTGCGCCCTTTAAAATCGTAAAATCCCAGCGTAAAGCCTAGCGGAAAACCGACTAAAATCGCAAAAAATATCGAAACGCTCGAAGTGTAAAGCGTCGCCCTGATCGCCGAATACGTTTCCTCATCGCCGCTAAAAAGCAGCCTAAAGGCCTCTAAGAATCCGTTTAGTAGAAAGTCCAAATATTATTTCTCCGTATGTTTATATGGTTAATTTAATATGCTATAATAGCATACTTTTAAAAAAGGAGAAAAATGAAAAAAGTAATATTAGGCTCGCTAATCGCGAGCGTTTTGGCGTTCGCGGGCGATAGCGAACTCATCATGGCAACCACGACCAGCACCGATAATACGGGCCTACTAGATGCGATCTATCCTGCGTACAAGGCAAAAACAGGCGTCGATATCAAATGGACTGCCGTAGGCACGGGAGCAGCTTTAAAACTAGGCGAAAACTGCGATGCGGACATACTTTTCGTGCATTCGCCAAAAGTTGAGAAAGAATTTGTAGAAAAGGGCTTTGGCGTCGAGAGAAAACCCGTAATGTACAATGACTTCGTCGTCATCGCCGATAAATCTATCGCCGATAAATTTAAAGGCAAAGACATAAAAGAGAGCTTTGAGCTGATCAAAAAAGAGAATATCAAATTTTTCTCTCGCGGCGATAAATCAGGCACCGACAACAAAGAAAAAGGTATCTGGAAAAAAATCATCGGCGAAGTACCTGAAAAAGACCGCTGGTACATGCAAACAGGTCAAGGCATGCTAGCTACCATCAACACTGCAGCCGAGCAAAAGGGCGTGACGTTCACCGACCGCGGCACCTACATCAAGTACGAGGACACCAAAAAGGGCGCGCCTGAGATGGTCATCATCAACGAAGGCGACAACGATCTAAAGAACTTCTACTCGCTAATCGCGGTAAATCCGAAACACTGCGCTAAAGCCGACATCGAAAACGCGAATAAATTTATCGAGTGGGCGACAAGCGAAGAGGGTCAGAAATTTATCGGCGACTTTAAGCTGCTAGATAAGCCGCTTTTCACGCCTGACGCGAATACTCGCAAGAACTAATTTTATTTACGCGCAAATTTGAGTCGAATTTATGGCTTAAATTTGCGTGATTCAGGCACGCTTTGCGCCCGTTTTGTAAATCAAAATTTATTTTTTGCCTCTTCTTCAAAATTAAACTCTCCGACGCTATTTTTCAATACTTCAAAACATTCATTACTAACGGCTTCATCTTTAGTATATGCTTGATATATTGCTTCCCCTTTTTGCTAGATTCTATATCTCGTTGAGGATTAATTATCAGTAGCCACTTTGCACTACCTTGTGTCAAGTTAAAGGTACTTTACTTTTTGTAAACAGGCGTACATATATTTACTATCTCTGTTTCTTCAAGGTATAGTGTTGTATCAAAACAATCCTTATGTTCAGTAAAGTGAGAACTATATGAAGTATAAGCAGTGTTATAAAAATTCATAATAACGAACTTCAAAAACTGATATGGAGTCAATGCAGATGATACTGGTATTCTGCAATTTCTATATTGACCTATAGTTAGGTGAGAAACTGGATGAATAATGGGTTGGCTTATCTTCTCCCCATGACTATCCTTTCCATCATCAAAATCAAACCTTAGAGGCACAGAAACTACTCTTCTATCTAAAATATCACTATAAATTTCATCTTCCAAATAAAGGTCTGATTCGTTTTGAAATATCTCTAAATCAGGTGCAGGGAAAAAAGCCAATCGGTGACTCTCTATTTTATCTTTTCTAAATCGATATTGCATCTGTATTAAGGCTCCATCTATCATTTTTATATTGAACATTCTATTTCTATATAACTCTAAATACATATCTGTATATGGAATGCTCTTTAAAAAGATATTATTGTCATAAGTACTCACACTCACCTCTTCAATCCCCTCTGAATATTTCCTTATAGATGGAAAATTTTGATCATCACAAAGCCCGGTTTTAATTATATCAGCTGTTATCCTTTCTATCTGGGTATAAATTTTTTTTGCAGTCAGCATTAGAACTGCTCACCTCTTTTCAACAATTTTTTTAGGCGAGCAATCTGTACTTCTCCCAAGTCTTCCAAGAAAATTTCCCCGTTTTCAAGCTCCGTAACTAAATTTTCTATATTTATTTTGCTTTTCTGAACTCTATTCTTTTCTGCTGCACTCATATCACGATTAACTATGTTCATTTTTTCTCTTTGAGATTTATCTGGATAAATAAAATCCAAAGTATAATTGTGAGACTTTATTTTTTTATATTCATCAATTAATTTATCCATATCTTCTCCAACACCTAAAACTCTTACCCAGGCTTTACTTCTTGTTATAGCTGTAAATAACTGATTCCTTTTCTTAGCTAAGTCATAATAAGAATCATAACAAGATTCAGCATTTATAACATATACCATAGCTGCCTCATTTCCTTTAGCTCTATAAATACCAGTAAATGCCACTGAGTCATTGTTTTCTGCAAAAAATATATCTGGTGTAGTATCTACTCCAGCTGTATGAGAATTGATATTTTTTTCAAAAAGCATAGCTCGAATAGGGGCTACATTTACTTTTGTAGTCAACGGATCAGGGTTAATTACAATAATATCATCTGTCCTTAATTCATCTTCTTCTAAATTAGTCTTTATTTGTTGAGCAACCCATTCATTCTGTTCTTCTTGACTTTTAAAAGACTTAAATATAATTAAATCATCGATATCAGAATGCTTTTCTAAGAATTCGGGACTACTTGATGCAGTTCTTGCCAAAATAACATGCTTTCCATCTTCTAAAGTTCCTTCTTTTACCTCGTATCCAACATCCCCCCATAAGGAATGCTGCTCAAACATTTGTACCAAACCTGTTTTTGAATTTGTCTCGTTCTCTCTATATATGCCAAAGCCTAGTGCATGGGCTGTCACCAATGCAGGTCTTGAATTTCTATAGCACTTTTCAAGAATAATATCCTGTTGTGGTTTTCCTTCCTCAGGGGCATAAAATTTAACTTTCGGTGTTCCGTTTTCAAAATTACCAAATATCTCTTCCGGTGACGGTAGAGACTGTGTTCTTAAATTTTGCAACTCATCGTATGCGTAAACCAATCTTTTAGGATTCTTTGACATCTCATAACACATCCTCAAAAAGCTCGGCGAAAAATCTTGCGCTTCATCAACCAACACAGCATCAAATATCTCCATAACATTCGATTTTACTTCATTTAATGCTTTTTCACATGTTTCTCCAAATGGATCTAATGAGCCAAACCTATTTCTCGCTGTTCTATAATCTCTATATTGCACATTGTTTAAAGCACAAAAAGTATAGTATATCCCATTATTATCTCCGCCGCCAGAAGAACCCCATGCATGCATAATTTGCAAATTATCCCAATCGGGTTCTTCGTTTGTTTGTTCTATATAAAATGTATTAATTAATCGTCTAAGTTGCCCTTTTAACGATCTTGTATTAAATGTAATGGCTATCTTCCAGTCAGGATGCTGAGCATGCAAATAAGCTGCTTTTAATGCAAGTACTATTGTTTTCCCCGATCCAGCTAATCCGCGTATCCTTTGCACCCCCTCAACAGTTTCTATTACCGCTTGACTCTGTCTGTTATCTAAATTAGCAATAGAGTCCTCCAGTGTCTTTAGCTTAGCACCCTTGGAATTAGCACTTAAAACCTCTTTTCTCTTCTTCCCTTTTCTAATGGTTGAAATTGCTTGTAGAACTGAAACTAAATCATTATAATACTCTTGGTCTTTCCATTCCACCTCTGAAATACATTTTGTCATGGTATTAATATTACATAAAGGATAGTCCTTATTATAGTCTGTTAGCAATTCAATAAATGGAGCAAAAGTTATCACATTTATATCAACACACAATTGCCTTTTTTTCACCAATTGTTTGTATCCTTTTAATTTGGATTCAACTTTATTAGCACAGTCATCCTGGATTTCTTCATAACCTTCAATATTCTTATTTTCAACTAAATTAAAAATAACCAATCCCTTTTTTTTAGAGATCCATAATGCATCTATAGGATACGCCCCCTCTACAGTTCCTATTATTGGGTATCCAATATATAGATATCCTTCTAAGTCACTCTCCATTTGAAAATATTTTTTTAATTCTTCACTGGCTAATGGTTTTTGCGTTGACCCAATAATTATATTTACCATAACAATTCTCCTTTTATTAATTTCACCATATCATTTACTTTTATCTACCACATAACGTTACCGACCAGAGAGGAGGTTTTCTCTATTATTTTTTGACTTAAGACAAGTCAAATGGATTCTCTATTATAAATTTTAATAAAATGCGATAAAAGCTCTTTTATAGAAACGTCACTTGTGTAAGTACTTTGCTTGTTTTGTACTTTTGGTATTATTATATCTAAAATTCGCATTTCTTCGAGTCAAACAAGAAATTCTCTTTTCTTATCCCTGTTAAATTTAGCTAGTCTATGCTTGTGGCGTATCCCCGTCTGCTTGTAGTGGCAAGATGAAGTCGCAACTAAAAAGTTTTCTATACCATTGATATGGTTTTTACTATTAGTAAATTCATTCTTTGAGTGTTTTACTCTATAATGAGCTTTGGCTCCATAATCTACCAATCCGTCATAAGCTTTCCAGTAATCAGAATAAATCGTGCTCTCGTCTAATTTGTCAAACTCCGATAATATCAGTATCAGTTCATTTACAGAACAGTTTTTAACTATTTGGATATAGATCTTACCGTCACGCTTTAGCATTCCGAATAGCGGAGTTTTATTTGCTACGCGCCTCCACCTCTTTTACCCCTTGCACTTTTAGACCCGAAGTAGCTTTCGTCTATTTCTATCTCGCATGAAACTTAGATACTTTTAACTTCGCTACGCTCGTTACTTTTTAAGATCTCGCACTCGCTAGCCATTAAAATTCTGATGTTGTTGGTTATTTTATCCAAGAGAGTGTAAGTGCAAAATTGATTGTTTTTTCTGATATTTTGGTAAAATCTTCTATTTTTTACAGCTTCTATATCGGCCGAGAAATACCATAAAATCTCTCTAAATTTATTTTCCAAAATTCTGGAGCGGACTATATGCTTATTTTTCATCGCTCTCATCGTAACTTAATACTCTTTATGCTTGCGTTAAGTTACAATAAATCTTAAATTTTATCTTTTTTTACGCTTAAAAAATCTTCCCACCGAACATCTCATACATCGCCTTTTCCTCGCCCCAAAGTTCGCGGTGCTTTTTGATACAGGATTTTATCGCGCCCGCGAGATATAGCACGTCTTGCTCGGTGTGCGTGTAGTGCAGGCTCACGCGTACGAAGCCGGGCTTGCTCTCAGGCATGCGCCCCTCCTTGATACCCAGCAGATCGTGAGCGTACGGCCCCGCGCACATCACGCCCGCGCGCGTCTGGATACCGAAGTCGTTACTTAGGCTCGCGGCGAAATCATACGCCGAGACGCCGCGCACGTTAAAGGAAATTATCGGCAGCCGCGGCGCGCCCTTTGGAGCGTAGTTTATGATCTCGTCAATGCCTGCTAGCTCGCTCTCAAAGAGTCGCGCTAGCTCGTCCTCGTCGCTTTTTATTTGCTCGAAGCCCACCTCGTTTCGCAGCGCATATGCCAAATTTGCCCGCATAAGCCCGATTATGGGCGGCGTACCGCCTTCTTCTAGCTGCTCGGGATTTTTTAAAAACACGTGCCCTTCGCGGCTAGCGTAGGCGACTGTTCCGCCCGCGGCAAAGGTCGGCACATCGCTGTTAAGTAGCTCCTTTTTGATCGCCAAAAGCCCGCAGCTTGCGACTCCGCCGAGTAACTTATGCGGCGAGAGAAAAATAGCGTCGAAGTAATTGCAGTCTAAATTTGCGTGTGAGCTCAGCGCCGCGCAGTCAAAGGCGATGATGCCGCCCGCAGCCCTGATTAGCTCGCTGATCTTTTTATAATCACTGACGACGCCCGTGACGTTTGAGGCTGCGCTAAACGAGCCGATGATACGGCGCCCTGTATTAATCTTCAAGATGCGCTCAAGCGCGAGCAGATCGATCTCGCCCGATTCGCTAAGCGGCACGCGCAGGTAGTCGCAAAGCCCCTCGCGAAAGCTAAGCTCGTTTGAGTGGTGTTCGTAGGGCGAAACGAGCACGAGCGGAAGCTGCGCGGCGCGTAAATTTGCCTCGCCGATTGCGCTTCTGGTTGCAGGCGGCAAGTAGATGCCAAGCAGCTCCTGAAATTTCTTGATCGCGGCCGTCGCACCCTGTCCGCAGGCGATGAGACAAAACCGCTCGTCAACCCCCAGTAGCTTTTTTAAGCTCTCTCTCGCGTCCTCGTAGTGACGCTGCGTGATGATGGCGCTGGAGCTGCTGTCAGAGTGGGTGTTGGCGTAGGTTTTGAGGGCGTCTGCTATCTCGCGCTCTACGGGCTCATAAGCAAGCCCCGAAGCCGCGAAATCAAAATAATGCACGCCCGGTTTTAGGATGATATTTTTTTGTATTTCGTCTAAATTTAGCATTTTTTACTCTTTAAATTTGATGCGGTAATTATATTAAATTTTCGCAAATTTAGGGCTTTTGCGGTGGAAATGATTTAGTAAATTTGGAGATTAAATTTGAGCAAGTTAAATTTAACCGCAAAGCGGCAAATTTAACTTAATAAAGCAGAGAATCGCGAGACACAGAGGCTCACGACCATTTTATTATTTATTTATAAAATTTTTTTCTAGCCACTCGATAGCTTTTGCCTCAGTTTCGAAGCGTCCGCTTTTAGCGACCTGATTCTGCCCCTCGTAGAAGCGAATCCTGATACCGTCTTGGACGCTATCTACCTTTACTCTAGTGATCTTGTCTTTGTTTAGATAGACCCTATCGTTTAGTTTTACGTACATTTTTTCTCCCTTAAATTTGATGTGGTTTTATTTCTTTTTATCTTTTGCGTCGTTTTTGGTCGAGTCCTTTTTCTCGCCGTCTTTTTTCAAAAATAGCTCCTTAAAGCGCTTATCCGCAAAGTCCTCGATGTCGTTTTGTAGCTGCCTATAGGCGTTTATGAGCTCGTGCGCGCGCTCGTTTAGCGTCGTGCCGGCATTTTCGCCGCCGCCTTGCTTGGTGGTAAAGAGCTCCTCTTTTAGATTTTTTTGCAAAATTTGCAGATGATTCCAGCATTTTTTATAGTTCATGCCTAGGATTTCGGCGGCCTTTGAGATCGAGCCGACCTCGGCGATGACGTCCAGGACTTCGGTTTT
Proteins encoded in this window:
- a CDS encoding tungsten ABC transporter ATP-binding protein — encoded protein: MINVRNLRLNYGASEILNIPRLDIDVTKITALTGSNGSGKSTLMRVMSFLQKPTSGEVRLWGSSAPSLNLLRDVSVLLPEPALLKRSVRENFRAVLKSRGVLGEFDERASEALNLVGLDESFLSKRHFELSSGQTQRVSFALNLALRSRLYLLDEPTNSVDAGTSKLFGKAVLYMQQRYSCGFVIASHDDKWLSAVAKENVFLHKGRVCEFEYKNVFDSRDGVLKFDENASVNLPQNLRNAVKIAVNPSKITLSKTPIDGYLGGILHSVSLYLGKELLVKIKVGDFLIKTLVANSQNFRVGENIYFKFDEEAFLGLE
- a CDS encoding ABC transporter permease, producing MDFLLNGFLEAFRLLFSGDEETYSAIRATLYTSSVSIFFAILVGFPLGFTLGFYDFKGRRILRLLSDTALAMPTVAIGLILYAFITRNGPFGEFGLLFTLKAVMLGQFVLALPIIISLSASVVENMDKKHYLTILNLRLSAPRLVGCVLYELRYALMVVVATAYGRIVAEVGVAMMIGGNIKYFTRTITTAVSLETNKGEFAMGIALALVLIFIAFAVNLAIHALKRLDR
- a CDS encoding tungsten ABC transporter substrate-binding protein; the protein is MKKVILGSLIASVLAFAGDSELIMATTTSTDNTGLLDAIYPAYKAKTGVDIKWTAVGTGAALKLGENCDADILFVHSPKVEKEFVEKGFGVERKPVMYNDFVVIADKSIADKFKGKDIKESFELIKKENIKFFSRGDKSGTDNKEKGIWKKIIGEVPEKDRWYMQTGQGMLATINTAAEQKGVTFTDRGTYIKYEDTKKGAPEMVIINEGDNDLKNFYSLIAVNPKHCAKADIENANKFIEWATSEEGQKFIGDFKLLDKPLFTPDANTRKN
- a CDS encoding helicase; amino-acid sequence: MVNIIIGSTQKPLASEELKKYFQMESDLEGYLYIGYPIIGTVEGAYPIDALWISKKKGLVIFNLVENKNIEGYEEIQDDCANKVESKLKGYKQLVKKRQLCVDINVITFAPFIELLTDYNKDYPLCNINTMTKCISEVEWKDQEYYNDLVSVLQAISTIRKGKKRKEVLSANSKGAKLKTLEDSIANLDNRQSQAVIETVEGVQRIRGLAGSGKTIVLALKAAYLHAQHPDWKIAITFNTRSLKGQLRRLINTFYIEQTNEEPDWDNLQIMHAWGSSGGGDNNGIYYTFCALNNVQYRDYRTARNRFGSLDPFGETCEKALNEVKSNVMEIFDAVLVDEAQDFSPSFLRMCYEMSKNPKRLVYAYDELQNLRTQSLPSPEEIFGNFENGTPKVKFYAPEEGKPQQDIILEKCYRNSRPALVTAHALGFGIYRENETNSKTGLVQMFEQHSLWGDVGYEVKEGTLEDGKHVILARTASSSPEFLEKHSDIDDLIIFKSFKSQEEQNEWVAQQIKTNLEEDELRTDDIIVINPDPLTTKVNVAPIRAMLFEKNINSHTAGVDTTPDIFFAENNDSVAFTGIYRAKGNEAAMVYVINAESCYDSYYDLAKKRNQLFTAITRSKAWVRVLGVGEDMDKLIDEYKKIKSHNYTLDFIYPDKSQREKMNIVNRDMSAAEKNRVQKSKINIENLVTELENGEIFLEDLGEVQIARLKKLLKRGEQF
- a CDS encoding aminotransferase codes for the protein MLNLDEIQKNIILKPGVHYFDFAASGLAYEPVEREIADALKTYANTHSDSSSSAIITQRHYEDARESLKKLLGVDERFCLIACGQGATAAIKKFQELLGIYLPPATRSAIGEANLRAAQLPLVLVSPYEHHSNELSFREGLCDYLRVPLSESGEIDLLALERILKINTGRRIIGSFSAASNVTGVVSDYKKISELIRAAGGIIAFDCAALSSHANLDCNYFDAIFLSPHKLLGGVASCGLLAIKKELLNSDVPTFAAGGTVAYASREGHVFLKNPEQLEEGGTPPIIGLMRANLAYALRNEVGFEQIKSDEDELARLFESELAGIDEIINYAPKGAPRLPIISFNVRGVSAYDFAASLSNDFGIQTRAGVMCAGPYAHDLLGIKEGRMPESKPGFVRVSLHYTHTEQDVLYLAGAIKSCIKKHRELWGEEKAMYEMFGGKIF
- a CDS encoding sodium-dependent tyrosine transporter, producing the protein MYVKLNDRVYLNKDKITRVKVDSVQDGIRIRFYEGQNQVAKSGRFETEAKAIEWLEKNFINK